The Melospiza melodia melodia isolate bMelMel2 unplaced genomic scaffold, bMelMel2.pri scaffold_145, whole genome shotgun sequence genomic interval TCGCGGGTGTCgctggggaccccagacccaattcCCTTCCCCATTTCCCACTCATTCCCCATTAATAATGACCCAATTAACGAGTTAATTAATTAACGCAGGTCCCTGGACCATCTGGTGGTGCCCCGCGTGCTGGGCTTCCTGCTGAACGTGCCCTCGCGGGTGTCGCTGGGCGCGCTGGCGCTGCCCCTGCGCCGCCCCCACTGGCTCTGCGTGCGCCCCTTCGGCGCCGCCTTCTACAACCTGGACTCCAAGCTGGCCACGCCCACCCGCATCGGGGCGGAGCCCCAGctcaggtggcacctggggacacctgggggacatcggggtggcacctggggacggtttgggtgggatttggtggcactttggggactCTTTGGGTGGCgtctggggacatctggggggttcctggtggcccttggggagaccttgggacacctgggacactccgatggcacttggggacatctggAGACACTCcgatggcacttggggacattgggatggcatgaggggacaccgggggacattggggtggcatCTGGGAACACTGGGTTGGCAtttggtggcactttggggacaccttgggtggcATCTGGGGGCtcctggtggcactttgggacacctggaggcacctggggacacctggatggcacttggggacattggggtggcatcaggggacatgtggggacattggggtggcacctggggacacctggatggGATTtggtggcacctcagggacactttggggacacatCCAGTGGCATCTggtgacacctgggacacctggatggcacctggggacattggggacaccggggtggcacttggggacaccaggatgggatttggtgGCACTTcggggg includes:
- the LOC134433165 gene encoding josephin-2-like; protein product: RSLDHLVVPRVLGFLLNVPSRVSLGALALPLRRPHWLCVRPFGAAFYNLDSKLATPTRIGAEPQLREFLRSALAPAPSELLLVVTRDVEEAGSWLRAE